A genomic window from Brassica oleracea var. oleracea cultivar TO1000 chromosome C8, BOL, whole genome shotgun sequence includes:
- the LOC106310146 gene encoding glutathione S-transferase U25-like, giving the protein MIEYLSKLNQRATMVDEVILLDYWPSMFGVRTRIALEEKNIKFDYIEQDLCNKSALLLEMNPVHKKIPVLIHNGKPVCESLIQVEYIDETWPRENPILPSDPYQRAQARFWGSFIDKMLPGLGKLMWGVKGEEQEAGKKEFVEMLKMLESELGDRTYFGGETFGYVDIALIGFYGWFDAFEKYGNFSIEAECPKIIAWAKRCVKRDSVAKSLPDSEKVTELVPELKKKKRVG; this is encoded by the exons ATGATAGAATATCTCAGTAAGCTTAATCAAAGAGCAACAATGGTGGACGAGGTGATTCTTCTGGATTACTGGCCGAGTATGTTCGGAGTGAGGACGAGGATTGCTCTAGAGGAGAAAAACATAAAATTCGATTACATAGAACAAGATCTGTGTAATAAAAGTGCTTTGCTCCTCGAGATGAACCCGGTTCATAAGAAAATACCGGTTCTAATCCACAATGGCAAACCGGTCTGTGAATCTCTCATCCAGGTCGAGTACATTGACGAGACTTGGCCAAGGGAGAACCCAATCCTTCCTTCTGATCCTTACCAAAGAGCTCAGGCCAGGTTTTGGGGAAGTTTCATCGACAAAATG CTGCCGGGTCTAGGGAAGTTGATGTGGGGAGTGAAAGGAGAGGAGCAAGAGGCGGGGAAGAAGGAGTTCGTAGAGATGCTCAAGATGCTAGAGTCTGAGCTTGGGGACAGGACTTACTTTGGAGGCGAAACATTTGGTTATGTGGACATAGCCCTGATTGGATTCTACGGCTGGTTCGACGCTTTTGAGAAGTATGGGAACTTTAGCATCGAAGCAGAGTGTCCTAAAATTATTGCTTGGGCTAAAAGGTGTGTGAAGAGAGACAGTGTGGCTAAGTCTCTTCCTGATTCAGAGAAGGTCACTGAGCTCGTTCCTGAGCTTAAGAAGAAAAAACGGGTCGGGTAG